A single Callithrix jacchus isolate 240 chromosome 4, calJac240_pri, whole genome shotgun sequence DNA region contains:
- the LOC100399654 gene encoding nucleophosmin translates to MEDSMDMDMSPLRPQNYLFGCELKADKDYHFKVDNDENEHQLSLRTVSLGAGAKDELHIVEAEAMNYEGSPIKVTLATLKMSVQPTVSLGGFEITPPVVLRLKCGSGPVHISGQHLVAVEEDAESEDEEEEDVKLLSMSGKRSAPGGGSKVPQKKVKLAADEDDDDDEDDDDDDDEDDDDDDFDDEETEEKVPVKKSIRDTPAKNAQKSNQNGKDSKPSSTPRSKGQESFKKQEKTPKTPKGPSSVEDIKAKMQASIEKGGSLPKVEAKFINYVKNCFRMTDQEAIQDLWQWRKSL, encoded by the coding sequence ATGGAAGATTCGATGGACATGGACATGAGCCCCCTGAGGCCCCAGAACTATCTTTTCGGTTGTGAACTAAAGGCCGACAAAGATTATCACTTTAAGGTGGATAATGATGAAAATGAGCACCAGTTATCTTTAAGAACGGTCAGTTTAGGAGCTGGTGCAAAGGACGAATTGCACATTGTTGAAGCAGAGGCAATGAATTACGAAGGCAGTCCAATTAAAGTAACACTGGCAACTTTGAAAATGTCTGTACAGCCTACGGTTTCCCTTGGGGGCTTTGAAATAACACCACCAGTGGTCTTACGATTGAAGTGTGGTTCAGGGCCGGTACATATCAGTGGACAGCACTTAGTAGCTGTGGAGGAAGATGCAGAGtcagaagatgaggaggaggaggatgtgaaACTCTTAAGTATGTCTGGAAAGCGGTCTGCCCCTGGAGGTGGTAGCAAGGTtccacagaaaaaagtaaaacttgctgctgatgaagatgatgatgacgatgaagatgatgatgatgatgatgatgaagatgatgatgatgatgatttcgatgatgaggaaactgaagaaaaagtgCCAGTGAAGAAATCTATACGCGATACTCCAGCCAAAAATGCACAAAAGTCAAATCAGAATGGAAAAGACTCAAAACCATCATCAACACCAAGATCAAAAGGACAAGAATCcttcaaaaaacaggaaaaaactcctaaaacaccaaaaggaccTAGTTCTGTAGAAGACATTAAAGCAAAAATGCAAGCAAGTATAGAAAAAGGTGGTTCTCTTCCCAAAGTGGAAGCCAAGTTCATCAATTATGTGAAGAATTGCTTCCGGATGACTGACCAGGAGGCTATTCAAGATCTCTGGCAGTGGAGGAAGTCTCtttaa